In a genomic window of Rhinoderma darwinii isolate aRhiDar2 chromosome 10, aRhiDar2.hap1, whole genome shotgun sequence:
- the LOC142661506 gene encoding germ cell nuclear acidic protein-like, with protein MAKKKRFERIIVLSDSEDASSDEDLHQPRPRKKPRLPNQEQEGGFNTGLTPRHPDIINTPLPSSSNDIYRSNNVIVISDDDDDDFRSEETPIRKRLRTSDTEATDASKQWESPVVSDSDDDDCVIITPTTAVTDKDPAEYLEHPTSEERRPICNIHNCFIEDITSFKSPYMTHFQATKQELVTRLYKLYNQTVFNNKLPDNLQITWSKRLTATSAQCCNVQGDVNRYSKIEISEKVCDSAERVRDALIHEMCHAACWLINGVLKDGHGKLWKSYAQSVTRVHPELPPVNIYHTYDINYKFNYVCEWCLNRVGRFTSLKDERAHCRFCGGRLLLLNTTEDEDMPSSSHHTPYSQTFRENCSAAKKTASGINHQKPMQRLNPGCSIKRKRSAPSVIK; from the exons atggcaaaaaaaaagcgttttgaaCGCATCATTGTTCTGTCCGATTCAGAGGACGCTAGTAGTGACGAGGATTTACATCAG cctcGTCCCAGAAAGAAACCAAGACTTCCAAATCAAGAACAGGAAGGTGGTTTCAATACCGGGCTAACACCCCGACATCCAG ATATAATAAATACACCGCTACCATCATCAAGCAATGACATCTACAG ATCCAACAATGTCATTGTGAtttctgatgatgatgatgatgattttagaAGCGAGGAAACACCAATTCGCAAAA GACTCAGGACTTCTGATACAGAAGCTACTGATGCCTCTAAGCAGTGGGAATCTCCAGTGGTCAGTGACAGCGATGACGATGACTGCGTAATAATAACACCAACAACTGCTGTCACGG ATAAAGACCCTGCTGAATATCTTGAGCACCCCACTTCAGAGGAAAG GAGACCTATATGTAACATCCATAACTGTTTTATCGAGGACATAACATCATTCAAATCCCCTTACATGACTCATTTCCAGGCGACCAAACAGGAGCTGGTAACACGACTGTACAAGCTATACAACCAGACCGTGTTTAACAACAAG CTTCCTGATAACTTACAAATAACCTGGAGTAAAAGACTGACTGCAACATCTGCTCAGTGTTGTAATGTACAAGGGGATGTAAATCGATATTCCAAGATTGAGATCTCTGAAAAAGTCTGTGACTCTGCAG AGCGCGTTAGAGATGCATTAATACACGAAATGTGTCATGCTGCCTGCTGGCTCATCAATGGAGTGCTAAAAGATGGACATGGCAAATTGTGGAAGTCCTATGCTCAAAGTGTCACCCGTGTCCACCCTGAGCTACCACCGGTGAACATATACCACACCTATGACATCAATTATAAATTCAACTACGTGTGCGAATGGTGTCTTAACCG GGTGGGACGTTTCACAAGTCTTAAAGACGAGAGAGCACATTGCCGTTTTTGTGGGGGCAGACTGCTCTTACTGAACACCACCGAAGATGAGGACATGCCATCTTCAAGTCATCATACTCCATACTCACAGACATTCAGAGAGAACTGCAGTGCAGCCAAAAAAACAGCATCTGGAATAAACCATCAAAAACCAATGCAGAGACTCAATCCTGGCTGTTCTATCAAAAGGAAGCGATCTGCTCCTTCCGTTATCAAAT AA